A genomic region of Thermodesulfovibrio aggregans contains the following coding sequences:
- a CDS encoding Fur family transcriptional regulator → MPFEEGWCCRKRFRECGLKWTQTRQAIIDLLHSKKGHLSAEEIFIEVKKLYPGIGLATVYRTLELLTELGILRKFDFKDGRARYEFIAGKETVEHYHLVCRICGKIIDYEVDLEKQQDPLKDLKNILTERFNFSIERSDIQFFGLCDRCKSLSQKD, encoded by the coding sequence ATGCCATTTGAAGAAGGATGGTGCTGCAGAAAAAGATTTAGAGAATGTGGATTAAAATGGACACAAACAAGGCAAGCCATAATAGATCTTTTGCATTCAAAAAAAGGTCATCTAAGTGCTGAAGAAATTTTTATTGAAGTTAAAAAGCTTTATCCAGGAATAGGACTTGCTACTGTTTACAGAACATTAGAACTTCTAACAGAGCTTGGAATTTTAAGAAAATTTGACTTTAAAGATGGAAGAGCTCGCTATGAATTTATTGCCGGGAAAGAGACAGTTGAACATTATCATCTTGTATGCAGAATCTGTGGAAAAATTATTGACTATGAAGTAGATCTTGAAAAACAACAGGATCCCCTTAAAGATTTAAAAAACATTCTTACTGAGAGGTTTAATTTCTCAATTGAGCGTTCTGATATTCAGTTTTTTGGACTCTGTGATAGATGCAAGTCTCTTTCACAAAAGGATTAA
- the mtgA gene encoding monofunctional biosynthetic peptidoglycan transglycosylase → MKMFKWLFRIIILVTIAYLIYIVVYPFMVDVSSLKRKNPDLTAMMKYRIEQWEREGKKVKIKKVWVPLHKISQYLVKAVLIGEDDKFYKHSGFDIEGIKKAIEKDIKEKKLKYGGSTITQQLAKNLYLSPSKNPVRKIQEAIITWRLEKTLSKKRILELYLNVAEWGEGIFGAEAAARHYFGKSASELSPMEAARLAASLPNPIKYSPAGNSRFVEKRANLIYFIMQKRGIIKEEYTEPHEEESLPVLVEDQQNPSNQKEQSDQTPLK, encoded by the coding sequence ATGAAGATGTTTAAATGGCTTTTTAGAATTATAATACTTGTTACCATAGCCTATCTCATCTACATAGTTGTTTATCCTTTTATGGTAGATGTTTCATCTCTAAAGAGGAAAAATCCAGATTTGACTGCAATGATGAAGTATAGGATTGAGCAATGGGAAAGGGAAGGTAAAAAAGTAAAAATAAAAAAAGTATGGGTGCCTCTTCACAAAATTTCACAATATCTTGTTAAAGCTGTGCTCATTGGTGAGGATGACAAGTTTTATAAGCATTCAGGCTTTGATATTGAAGGTATAAAAAAAGCAATTGAAAAGGACATAAAAGAAAAAAAGCTTAAATATGGAGGAAGCACAATTACGCAACAGCTTGCCAAAAATCTTTACCTCAGTCCATCTAAGAATCCTGTAAGAAAGATTCAGGAAGCAATAATTACATGGAGACTTGAAAAGACTCTATCAAAAAAGAGGATTCTTGAACTATATCTTAATGTTGCTGAATGGGGTGAGGGAATTTTTGGTGCCGAGGCAGCAGCAAGGCATTATTTTGGCAAATCAGCATCAGAGCTTTCTCCGATGGAAGCTGCTAGGTTGGCTGCATCTTTACCTAATCCAATTAAATACAGTCCTGCAGGTAATTCAAGATTTGTTGAAAAAAGAGCAAATCTTATTTATTTTATAATGCAGAAAAGAGGGATAATCAAGGAAGAGTATACAGAGCCTCATGAAGAAGAATCATTGCCTGTATTGGTTGAGGATCAACAAAATCCTTCTAATCAGAAAGAACAGTCCGATCAGACTCCTTTAAAGTAG